One window of Trifolium pratense cultivar HEN17-A07 linkage group LG5, ARS_RC_1.1, whole genome shotgun sequence genomic DNA carries:
- the LOC123885602 gene encoding peroxisome biogenesis protein 2: protein MSTTTLPSVPPQDAWTLTSHNYLSRWDSLSHQSTIPISISRVNQVDAARLDIEMSAMLKEQLVKVFTLMKPGMLFQYEAELDAFLEFLIWRFSIWVDKPTPGIALMNLRYRDERAVEAREKVRTGLEGPGLTVAQKLWYCIATVGGQYIWARLQSFSAFRRWGDTEQRPLARRLWIFIQRIEGIYRAASFGNLLIFLCTGRYRNLIERVLRARLVYGSPNMNRAVSFEYMNRQLVWNEFSEMLLLLLPLLNSSSVKNLLRPFSKDKSSSSDEDTTACPICQATPIIPFVALPCQHRYCYYCLRTRCAAAPSFRCSRCSEPVVAMQRHGGVATG from the exons ATGAGCACCACTACTCTACCTTCTGTTCCACCACAAGATGCATGGACTCTCACTTCTCACAACTACCTCTCTCGTTGGGATTCCCTCTCTCACCAG TCAACTATCCCAATTTCAATATCTAGAGTTAACCAAGTTGATGCTGCAAGATTGGACATTGAAATGTCAGCCATGTTGAAAGAACAGTTGGTTAAAGTCTTCACTTTGATGAAg CCAGGAATGTTATTTCAATATGAAGCAGAGCTTGATGCTTTCCTTGAGTTTCTTATTTGGAGATTCTCAATTTGGGTGGATAAGCCAACTCCCGGTATTGCTCTCATGAATTTGAGGTATAGAGATGAGCGTGCAGTTGAAGCAAGAGAAAAAG TAAGAACTGGTCTGGAGGGACCTGGACTCACTGTTGCTCAGAAGCTTTGGTATTGTATTGCCACTGTTGGTGGTCAGTATATTTGGGCTCGCTTACAATCGTTCTCTGCATTTCGTAGGTGGGGTGATACTGAGCAG AGACCATTGGCACGGCGTTTATGGATCTTCATACAAAGAATAGAAGGGATTTATAGAGCTGCTTCATTTGGAAACCTATTGATATTTCTTTGCACGGGAAG ATATCGAAATCTTATTGAAAGAGTCTTACGAGCTAGGCTTGTATATGGGAGCCCAAATATGAACCGTGCTGTTAGCTTCGAGTATATGAACCGACAATTAGTTTGGAATGAATTCTCG GAAATGTTATTGTTGCTTCTTCCTCTTCTTAATTCGTCGTCTGTAAAGAATCTCCTCCGACCTTTTTCTAAGGATAAATCATCAAGTTCGGATGAGGATACCACTGCATGTCCTATTTGTCAGGCTACTCCAATCATTCCTTTTGTTGCTTTACCTTGTCAGCACAG ATATTGTTACTACTGTCTTCGGACACGGTGTGCTGCTGCCCCTTCATTTAGGTGTTCGAGGTGCAGTGAGCCAGTTGTTGCCATGCAACGACATGGTGGTGTTGCCACGGGATGA